The Pieris napi chromosome 20, ilPieNapi1.2, whole genome shotgun sequence genome segment gaaaaagaattaatattttataattgttgtttaTAACAAGACTATTTGTTTCTATACCCCAGACTGAACGAATATGtcaaagataattaaatatgtaacaaaatTCTTGACTTACCGGCAATAACTTcaacattttgaaaatattcgtCTGGGTGAATGTATCCTGTTTGAGGTAGTAGCGTTAACGCAAATCTAAGAGTAACTAGGATCCAGTATGAAAACGGCAGTGGCACCGTGTTCTTAAACTTTATAGATTTAAGTATATTTCCTTTcagaaacatttttaatgtttatttgatttttcagttatatattatgtggATGTGGACATTTTAAGCATCACCGTTTCATGAATCTGCACAATAACAAGCTTATACATTAATTTCTGCTGAACTTCAAACATTTTTAGgcattcattaaatattttttttatatcgcaAGTAGAAACTTGTTATGAGTAGAACTCTTTTCCCTTTAttcgttttttaaattttgactCCGCCTCAGTACCatcaatatttgaaaattgaatTTCGATTTTCGAATTAACGAAAAGTCATTTCTTTGATGTTTGACAGCGGAATTCGGACAGTTACGTTTATAGGGTTATAAATGGGTGCCGTTGTAAGTTGTGACTATGATCTATCAATAAGCAACAGTCACATTTGGAGGCAATTGTCAGGCGTGACTTCCTAGTTCCTGCCCTTTCACCTATCTGCCTAGCGGCTAGCCTTTTTCATATCTTCCGTCAACTAATGGGGCGTTCCCACGGAGCGTTAATCACGACAGTCAACTACGCTAGTCAACTGTCGTTCGTGACACTCACGAAAGTGTGAATTGATGAAACGTTCACATGGTTGGGGGATTTCGTGCCGTTCACGCTTCGTGTTTCGACTTAGTCATTATCGAAACATCGATATATAAATCTCTATCACGGTATTCCTCCAAACTTGGATCATATAACACCTTTTCCATAGAATATAACTCCAAAAAACGCGTAGTTTCACTGTCGTTAAACTTAATTCCACGTTGTTGTGACGACATCTTGGCTTCACGAACGGTATATCACGACTGAAAATCAAACACGTTTGATCTATCCACGCTTGAGTCGTGCGCCGTTCCTCACGAAAGCAAGTTTAACGCCTATGCGTTCACACAGAAGTGTATTTCACGAAAGCGTGGATGACTGTCGTGATTAACGCTTCGTGGGAACGCCGCTTAAGACACAAAGAGCCTTATATGTAGTTTTCTCTCGCGTTACCAATGAGTATGCaatgtaaaatgaaaataatagttttgcaTAAAAAGTGAAGACATTTTAGCAACAttcgttttaaatacaaaaaaaatcaatgctTGTTAGTTTGTTTATCTGGATGATTCAGAAATATTACTGTCAGTTGTAGCGGCTCGATCATAATTTATTCAAGACGGGCTCTTGGAGAATAAAAGAGGACATATAACTTGATATGCtttattagtataaatattaagcAATTTGGCACAAATACTACAAGTGCAACTTTACATTATGTAAGGTAAAAcgtttattaaacaataccaGGCCCGTATTCCTGTTCGTAACCAAGATCATGTTCTTAAGTACTTaaagtcaaatattttttgacatcTTTAGTTTCTTTTATGGAATATGGGCctaatgatttgtaaatagcAAAGTTATTATAACGTGCATATTTCAGTTAGGCGCCAAAGCGGTGCTAATTCGCATGTACAACTATTTTAACATTCAACAAATTTCTAAATTACTTACAAttgtttgattattgttactatatttaaatcttcTTTGTTTACATGAGAATTGGCATCATTATACACTATGTTTGTGgctattattaaatgattaaataaattaaaacattatttacaacaAATAATACTAGTTGACCATAATCACAGtatgttaggtttttttaaatgcagaTCAAATCACAACTATTACATGATGTTATTGTACTAACTTTTTAAACAAAGGTCAACAAGTTACGCATGCATTAAGTTGATTTTATTGCCTAATGAACTATTTTGGAATAAGAGTCCCTACACAAATTAATGAGTTATTGTTAAAGTtacaaatttatgttttattgtcgatatgtacttaaaagtatataaatatatataaaagttagaTTAAAAAACATGTAGTAACacagaatttataattaataaccaATAGGCAATCACACCAAGAAAGACCATAATCTAAAATGCAAATCAGACAATGTAGGTTAAAACACTATTGACtccattaaatataaaaccagATTTTCACTTGACTTatctaaaaaattattaagttatgaATGTGtagaatattttgataaacagataaaactataatataaaaaaatataaagaaaattgtcTACATATGAATtacctaattttaaaaataagtgttatgttaataacattttaacaaCCTGAAAGGAATTAACACAAAAATCGTTACCCGGCCCGAAGGACCAATTTTATGCCATATGGATACCGTCTTTATAGCACCAGGGCATTTCTTCACCGAATTTGCATTTGTGCGCATTATTCTTGGCGTCAAAGAGCAATGGATTGTCAACATATGCATCACAGGGATAGCACCATACGGAGAGGTCAGCGAGAGAAAGAGATAGAGGATGATGCGTGGTAGAATAGTGCGCTGCCATATGGCCGTTTATATGTCGACCGCAGGCCGTCTGTAACAGAAACATCACTTGTATTAGTGTGTTGCAATATAACAACAGCGATTAGTTGcgataattttctattaaggAATCAGTGAAATAAACCAAAATGAGTTTTGTTTGGGCCCCATTAACATTTCTCTTAAAAACATTAAGGAATATAATTGTTACATAgtagttttaaataacaaagtaTTACTTACAATATAGCAATGAAGGCAGACCCAATTTTCAATAGTATGATCACAGTCAGTACATTTAACGCCTTGTTGAAACTTCACATCGCTCGGTATTGCGTACAATGAATCCAAATGAGGACATCCCGGTAAAGGTACTACAGCAAACATTTCTCCATCAACTATAGCTTGCATATTATCCGATAAAAAATCTACTAGCGTCTTAGGTTTGGAACTATCAGTTTCTGGACtctggtccttcgagccggaatctgtattttttgaagtaccCTCGCCTTCATCATCCGTACCGCAGTGTATGCCGTCAGTGCAACCTATAGTTAAATTGGCTAGTCCATCTTCTAACGTCGATTTCGGTGAGACATTGTCTAGAACATTTTCGATTGGTAAAGCCAGTTGAAACTTTAGGTTTTTCCAATACTTTTTGTGTACTTTGATCACGTCGTTTATTGATTCAATAGCTGAATAGTTGCAACTTGCGTTTGGGTCGTAATGTGTGTAAATTGGGTCGCCTAGAAGAGCTTTGGTACACATAGCCATAGCATACGAGATACTGGTTATGTTATAACCACCTTCCAGACAAAGTATGACACGGCCACCAGCTAGACTTCTGAGCATGTGAGTCATCACTCCGTAGCATTCTGGTGATACTTTGCAACCTGAAAGTagaaattatgtattacaaaacgtattaaaatcttgtttttttttaaacttatataaagtacattacatacatacaaagaTATAAgctactttttttatagtgaatgtaatttgttattaatgtaatgtggTATCAATATGAATTActgtagtttatttattttgatactatgtatatataataaggcTTTAGGAAATATATACTTTCAAGTTTGAGAAAAAATTCGcgtgtaaattataataaaaaaatacctccGATTGGATCTCCAAAACAGGCATCAAAGCCGGCTGATACCAGAACAAGATCGGGATGGTACTCTCTCGCTATCGGCATTACAACTTGCGTGAACGCCGCTATGTATTCTGCGTCTCCCATACCGCGctattaaatacaaatgtaTTACATAAGAAACAGAAGCAAGAAAATCtaccaaaattatatttctacgcgaaattatatttttaaaaagttcaaTAATGTATATGGTTattgtatttgttattatataccCATATAGTGTAATCCTTTTTggcgttatttttaaatactcctAAACGTTATATAGAATTctggttaaataaataattataaatatatattgaattaGTATAACGCGTAAACAACTGAATATTTTCACGTTtatataaaggaaaaaaattggaattgcttttataattattaattaaataaacattctaTATTGatactatataatttattgatcgAAATTAtaagagaaaaatatattgttgttaGCATAGATTATGAGTACGCTCGCCTCGCTAGGCaacaaaaattgaaaattcgaTATCGAATTATACGAAAATTCTGTATTGAATAGTATTATTCTATTCCATAGATGTGTGTGATTTTTGTCACGATATCTATCTCTACACATGTTTCCGTTGAGTATAACTAACACCCACGGAACGCCGCTCAAGcttcatacaaaaaattatagctatttgtttgtaaaaaaaaattaataaattagttttataacgTATATTCCATTGAATTCTTTCAATGTGCTTGCACTGactgtgtttaaatataaagtaataatgtcAGACGACGGTAGTGATAccaattttgtaataattaatcgcGTTGAATCTGCAACatgtatataaatgaatacGATATACTATAACACGTAAATTTAAAAGCTGAAGCTTAAATATCGACTcccggggggggggggggtttccctcagagatacgacctccaaatgtggCCTTTATGGGAGGcgtcaaaggccggcaacgcacccactaaaaatgggtgtctatgggctgcgtagactgccctttttggtcgtcccgcaagctcgatTTCCcccctattaaataaaaaaaaaaaattttgttaagCTCTATTTTGAAAATCCTACCTTATTCCAGGGAATATTAACGTTGAATCCTTCGCCTTTCCCAGTTCCAACCACTGTATGGTCAGCATCGCGTGATTGCGGGAAGAACGTGCCATTGTCGTAGCGATGTAGGGATACGTATAGGATCTGAAATATTTTGGCTATTCATTAACCTGATGGTTTATCTGGTGAGGTTAaactttaactaaatttataaacagttattcataagaaaaaaatgggtttaattataaattcagtaatttgttaaaatgttacgataatggcttcagcgtgcgactctcttccctgaggtcgtcggttcgatccccggctgtgcatcaatggactttttttctatgtgcgcattaacattcgctcgaacggtaaagcaAAACATCGGTAGGTAGCCGGcttggcttgccttagacccaaaaagtcgacggcgtgtgtcaggcacaggaggcctacctacttgcccattagattgacaaatgatcataaaacagatataaaaatctgaggcccacacataaaaagcttgtagcgccacctatttatttatattataacaaaagcGAGTCGAAAAGTTAACTAGATTGATTCAACAATTCATTTAGATGTATAtacgcccgttgccttataaaatttttgtaacctggttttttattttatatatatgtttttgtttaaggtaataaagcataaataaatgaacCAGCAAATAAAGTTAGAATTAACCTGCTCGTTGTCCAACGTAATACTCTGCGTCCCATTCCCATGATGTACGTCCCAATCCAGTATTAACACTCGTTTTACGCGTTTTAAGGCGTATTGTGCTGCGATGGCCACATTGTTGATGAGACAGAAGCCACAGGGTGTGCTTTTATCCGCATGATGCCCGGGTGGACGGACCACGCATACTCCGGATCCGGCTTGCCCGGATAGTACCGAGTCAACCATCTGTTGATAAGAAATACTCGGAGATTATTACTAggaattaatataattgtacTACAGGCTGgaaatagaattttattactatctcAGTTCTTTTCAATACATACTTCCTATTAACATGGAATGGGAAtaagtaagaaaaaaaactgtaaaaatagCTTTGATAAGAGCTTTTATATGCAAAAGAATATATGAAAAGTGCTCCGAAAGATATTAGAAAATCtcaactaatattataatgttaatttaattagttagaCATATAGTATGTTAGACTTTATTGTAGATATTAATGTCATCATCACTTTGatctattgtcaatagtttagACTTTAGGCGATACAGGTAttgttattgatatttttatcccACCTTGGGTTACATTATCGAAGTTTTCATAGCtgacttttttaataattctgtaGCCTAGCAAATagtacacaagaacagagtgtatTCCTcctaatagagactgtaagcaGTATTAGACACTTTCTTATGATTAATCTCATTTTGAATGAgattagacttaaattacttatatctTAAGTTAGGGTAGATTGTAATGTTAATGATGTTTGTGTAgacagtttataaaaaaaatatctatactCTATTGGTATTAAATATGATTCTactggtgaaagaatttttcaaGTATTGGAGcctatttaattcaaacaaaaaacatcATATCTTTCCTCTATAGtctataacattattataaatcaatacCTGCAAAACACATCCGGCTGCCGTAGTAGCGCTCTCTAGCGAGTCAGGATGGAAATACACGGAATCGTATGTGTCCTTTGTATTGTGGAGCTCTCGAAGCTTCATCGATGACAAGTcttttaatctaaataatgttttataccAATCAAAATtcatacacacacataaaaaaagggtgcgtgtacttatgtatgcgcgtaagaagttatacttctttggcattattaaaaatagtttttgattgcatgcaaataaattaaataatcaaagactggaaaaggagtcattatagtcaataaagttcagtttacatttgaaaaattaaataaataaatatttattattattctcttacattaagtgtaacataaattctattattattcgaatgttgtttttaaattatgtccaatgccgtagcatcttccgtgggcaacttcattctgttaatagTGTcgcggtgcgcgcgcatcgtaaaatttcactctcatcaatttttcatgacgcgcctaaagaaggtataacttcaaaaataaataaaaactttattcatgacagaTCTAACGCTAGTCCCCGAACCCTGTGTTATGGGTAACTAGAACAATTCGTATCTAAAGACACAAACTCTTGAGATTTCTGTCAAATATGAAACTTTATACAGAAAAAATGTATAGAAGAATACGGGCCATAGTTTCCGACCAACAATCTTATAAATTCTAACTTAACTTTGCTTTCATACAAAgttaaagtaaaaacttatttaatatttcaaatatgctttttataaaacacaCGGGCAGGAGGATCACCTAATGTGAAGGTGATATCGCCACCCATGGACGCCCAATGCCAGAGCGAGTGCGTCGCCGGCCTTAAAACGCATACGTTAATAGCCTCACCAGAGTTTCAAGAAtcagagtcgagacttagCGTTTTACTACTATGTGCTTAGTGTCAAAAAACTAGTAAATTTGACTTGACCCATAGTCAATACCTGGTAAGATGTTTCTCCGAATGCACTGCGAGTATGTCTTCATCGGTGGCACATCTCGCTGTTAGCAAGTGCACGCGATCTATAAGACCAAAGTCCATATGTCGCTCGTGGACACGCATTATTCGTTGGGGACATTCCACGTGACCCCTAAAAGAAGAAGGAAAGGGAAACTATAGTATAAAGATTATTTCTGAAAGTGTATGTGTTTGAAAACAAGTTTCTCTGAAACTCAACAGCATTTGGGGTATATTTCAACTTAGGAAACAGTCCAAACTTTattgaatttgaaaataaaattgataggTATTTGAGGttcatgttttttataaaaaaagaaaattgtacgGTTCCTGTATATAATTAgaggattttagttttactctatattaaccactcgcgtacGTCAATAGAATaaagcgaaataatgaaatgttaattgctttgtaacgaatgaatgcaatgtaacagttgaACATACACAgttggctatactctcggggcgtaactacgacgatttaggaaatcgccacgcttataaaactaagaaagccttaatgagcaaaatgtacatcCTTGGCTCGTACAAATATATGAATCTTTATTACACGTAATAAAAAAGGATGTATAGTTAATAGAGAAAGCACACTAGCCCtcacactaggattccctgtgtcatgggcagctagtctcttccatttgacatattacagtaattgacataataaattctacataacacttacaattctataattaaattactgttGCACAAGAAGAATACTTTCCGTTTCAACATAGGACAGGTTGAGAAGAAGTTATTTAAGCTTGTTAGTGAATGAATTGCGGCTCGTTTCAAAATAAGATTACACGAGTGttgtaatacctaattatatgCAGTTGCATACACTAGTTTATTTAATCTCATGGCTATAGGTTTCCAAGTCATAAAGTTTGGTAACATTTGTCGTACgcttttcttaatttttaagcAAAAGACTATTCGTTGAGTTAAATTTTCATCGATATCGTCGGTGTTGCTTGACACTTTTGCTACTAAAGTTTTatccaacaaaatattactcaaattCATATGTACGAAATAGCACCAAAATGGAAAGTCTGTTATTGGTCTATTGGCTCGGAACCAGCTCGCTCACCACA includes the following:
- the LOC125059937 gene encoding histone deacetylase 6 isoform X2, which translates into the protein MSSASPPTVPGRQSGGDAKKTQPPSSIVTRNGARKAKIQTRARTAATSKPSASVVAAKRKAQLKKKTTVETVLRDHYQITMDAKTKVKGPTGFVTEPRMVEHKCLWDENYPENPLRLISVINRCHELNLIEQCTEISPRAASKEEILNLHDVSVYSMMEKTHRNNDVEYLEDISSCYDAVYIHPSTHELALIAAGSTINLVDHLIKGDIQNGAAFVRPPGHHAMKAEPCGYCIYNNVALAAKHALQHGLSRILIVDWDVHHGQATQQMFYNDPRVVYFSIHRYEHGSFWPNLRQSNFDYIGEGKGEGFNFNVPLNQIGMKDADYLAIWYQLLLPMAFEFSPQLVLVSAGYDAAVGDNKGEMLITPACYATLTHLLMGVCSRIGVVLEGGYCPTSLAEGAALTLRTLLGHPPPMGEALTEPTDSIQESILNCIYAHKNHWKCFYQPTYSMYSDVKNVCDVDKDKHTVIVKWEGDETRPDKYPTRNCYPLQSIETKRNIADRLRQLQLATDLTLPEYPVCYIYDEAMLKHKNICEPGHVECPQRIMRVHERHMDFGLIDRVHLLTARCATDEDILAVHSEKHLTRLKDLSSMKLRELHNTKDTYDSVYFHPDSLESATTAAGCVLQMVDSVLSGQAGSGVCVVRPPGHHADKSTPCGFCLINNVAIAAQYALKRVKRVLILDWDVHHGNGTQSITLDNEQILYVSLHRYDNGTFFPQSRDADHTVVGTGKGEGFNVNIPWNKRGMGDAEYIAAFTQVVMPIAREYHPDLVLVSAGFDACFGDPIGGCKVSPECYGVMTHMLRSLAGGRVILCLEGGYNITSISYAMAMCTKALLGDPIYTHYDPNASCNYSAIESINDVIKVHKKYWKNLKFQLALPIENVLDNVSPKSTLEDGLANLTIGCTDGIHCGTDDEGEGTSKNTDSGSKDQSPETDSSKPKTLVDFLSDNMQAIVDGEMFAVVPLPGCPHLDSLYAIPSDVKFQQGVKCTDCDHTIENWVCLHCYITACGRHINGHMAAHYSTTHHPLSLSLADLSVWCYPCDAYVDNPLLFDAKNNAHKCKFGEEMPWCYKDGIHMA
- the LOC125059937 gene encoding histone deacetylase 6 isoform X1; the protein is MSSASPPTVPGRQSGGDAKKTQPPSSIVTRNGARKAKIQTRARTAATSKPSASVVAAKRKAQLKKKTTVETVLRDHYQITMDAKTKVKGPTGFVTEPRMVEHKCLWDENYPENPLRLISVINRCHELNLIEQCTEISPRAASKEEILNLHDVSVYSMMEKTHRNNDVEYLEDISSCYDAVYIHPSTHELALIAAGSTINLVDHLIKGDIQNGAAFVRPPGHHAMKAEPCGYCIYNNVALAAKHALQHGLSRILIVDWDVHHGQATQQMFYNDPRVVYFSIHRYEHGSFWPNLRQSNFDYIGEGKGEGFNFNVPLNQIGMKDADYLAIWYQLLLPMAFEYQPELILISAGYDAAIGCPEGEMLITPACYATLTHLLMGVCSRIGVVLEGGYCPTSLAEGAALTLRTLLGHPPPMGEALTEPTDSIQESILNCIYAHKNHWKCFYQPTYSMYSDVKNVCDVDKDKHTVIVKWEGDETRPDKYPTRNCYPLQSIETKRNIADRLRQLQLATDLTLPEYPVCYIYDEAMLKHKNICEPGHVECPQRIMRVHERHMDFGLIDRVHLLTARCATDEDILAVHSEKHLTRLKDLSSMKLRELHNTKDTYDSVYFHPDSLESATTAAGCVLQMVDSVLSGQAGSGVCVVRPPGHHADKSTPCGFCLINNVAIAAQYALKRVKRVLILDWDVHHGNGTQSITLDNEQILYVSLHRYDNGTFFPQSRDADHTVVGTGKGEGFNVNIPWNKRGMGDAEYIAAFTQVVMPIAREYHPDLVLVSAGFDACFGDPIGGCKVSPECYGVMTHMLRSLAGGRVILCLEGGYNITSISYAMAMCTKALLGDPIYTHYDPNASCNYSAIESINDVIKVHKKYWKNLKFQLALPIENVLDNVSPKSTLEDGLANLTIGCTDGIHCGTDDEGEGTSKNTDSGSKDQSPETDSSKPKTLVDFLSDNMQAIVDGEMFAVVPLPGCPHLDSLYAIPSDVKFQQGVKCTDCDHTIENWVCLHCYITACGRHINGHMAAHYSTTHHPLSLSLADLSVWCYPCDAYVDNPLLFDAKNNAHKCKFGEEMPWCYKDGIHMA